A window of Fibrobacter sp. UWT2 genomic DNA:
ACATGATCGACACGGACCGCGACGGAAAACTGAACGGCGGGCCTTCTAGTATTTACTACTACCAGGGCGTGGGCGAGGAACTTGCGAAACCCTGGAGCGAACTTACGACATCGGGCCCGATGCTCAGTGCGGCAAGCGCTTGGCGCTACGTGACGTCGCAGAGCGGCGTGCTCCCGTACGACGATATTGATTCCCTGATATGGCACCAGGTGGGGGCACTTGGGAAAGAAGGAGCCCTGGTGAAAAGCGTTGGTGCCATGGGAATCAAAACCAACAACGGCTGGGGCGAGGTGGTTGCGGGGAAGGCCGCGACCGATTCCGACAAGGACGGCATGCCCGATTACTTTGAAGACGCGATGGGTTACGACAAGTCGAAAGACGATGCCATGACCAAGGAAAGCGACGGTTACGTGCGCATCGAAAAGTATATCAACTGGCTGGGTGCCATGCACGCGACGGCAGCGGACGGCAAGTCCCTCGATTTTGACCTGCGAACGATTACGCAAGGGTTCAAGGATGTTGCGCCGACCTACAGCGTGTCTGCGGCCGAAAACGGAACCGTAGAACTTGCGGGAGACGGCTATACGGCGCGCTTTGCGCCTAGGGCAAATTTCAGCGGGCTTGCCTCGTTCAAGTACACCGTGAAGGGTAACGACGATACCGAATATACGGGCCGCGTCGAGGTGCTGGTGGAAAAAAGTGATATCGCCGCTGATACGACGGCGCAGGATTCAATCAACACGGATACGACAACGCAAGATTCTTCTATTACGCGCCTCGCTGACAAGTATCATCTTCGTGCAGAAGCTGTTACGGTAGGCGTCTTTGACATGAACGGCCATTATGTGGGCGTGACTACGCAGGGACTTCCGCAAGGCCGCTACATTGTCCGCCAGAAGGTGAATGGCCGGATTGTAAATAAGCCGATTCGAAAAGACTGATTACGTCGCAACAGAATTGAACTTTAAGAAAAATCCCCAGCCGAGGTGGCCGGGGATTTTTTGGAGGTGTGTTGTTGCGAGAGAGTTAGCGCCTTGTGGCCTTGAAAATCCCGAGGGTCCTGTTGCCTTGCTTGACCTTGACGAGGTAGGTGCCTTGCCGCAGGGTGATGTGGAGTTCATTCCCTTGCATGGCACGGAATTCCGCGATGCGGTGGCCTTGCATGTCGAAGACGCTGATGTCGTGCGCGCCGCCGTCGATGCCCTCGAGGCGGAGCTTGCTACCGTCGATTCGCCCGCTGATGGCGTTGTGCGGAGTCAAGGATTCAACAGCGGTGACGCCTTCGGTATCTTCTGTGCCGGAAGATGCGCCTTCTGTTGCGCTGGACGATTCCGGACCGGCGATTTCTGCACTTGACGAGGATTCCGGTTCTTTGGAACTGCTGGACTCCGGCTCCACCTGAATCAAGCCACCATCGGTGATGGGCGTCTTTGCCCGTGTAAGGACGTCGAGCGGGTCGGGCTTGCTGGAATCGAATGCCTCGTGGTCGTCGCGCAGGTGCTTGGCAAGTTCGGGCACTTTCGCGTTGATTTCTTCGATGTTCGCGCGGGCAAGTTCGTAGGCGCCGTATTCGCAGAAGTGCGTCTTGTCGCTCGCGGTGTACATGTACATTTTTTCCTTGTTGCCTCCGAGGGCTTTGCCGAGCGTGATGCTGTGCTGGTTCAAGTCGAGCACGGTGACTCCGAGTTTTTTCCCGAGGGCGCGCATGCGTTCGGGAAGCCCGCCCACGGCTGTTTTCGGGTCGGTTTCGTTTTGCCGCGCGGTAGATGTCACGAACAGCGGGGTGGCGCCCTTCGCCTTGATTTCGTTTGCGTACTTGGTGAGGGTCGCTTCGTAGTTGTTCACGTCGTTTTGATTCTTCTGGTCGTTATGCGCGAACTGCACGGTCACAAAATCGCCCTTCTTGACTTCGGCGAGAATCTTTGCGAGGCGCTTCATGCTGTAGAACCCGCTTGCGGTAAGGCCCGATTCGGCGTAGTTCGCGATGGCAAGGCTGGATTTGAAAAATCCCGGGGCCATCTGGCCCCAGCCCGCCCAAGGAGCCGTTATCTGGTCGACCACGGTGGAGTTTCCGCAGAGCCAGAGCGTGGTCACGTTGTCGTTTCGCTTGATTTCGATTCCTGCGACGGCGGGCGCCTTGCCGCTGATGACGAAGGTGAGTTTCTTGTCCCAGGTGCGGTAATTCTTTTCGCGGTCCTTGATGCTCATGGTTACCGAGCCGTCCATGCTTTTTGTTTCCATGCGCCTGAGCGAAACGGTTTGCCTGCTGAACACGCCACCGGCAAGCGTGATGCGGTCGAGCATGAGCTTGCGGTTTTCGGCCCATACGGTGGTCTCGCTTTCGTTTTCGCCGTCACCGAGAATGAACGTTACCTCGTAATTGCCTTGCGGGAGCGCCACCGAGAAAACCATGTTGCCCTTTGCCGTCAAGAAATCCGTGGTGAGGTCGTCGTCCCACAGGCGGTCTACCGAAGAAACCGTCCCACTTTCGAAGCCGTAGCCCTGCGAGTCGCTGTACTTGGTGTTGGCCTTGACCTGCGTGTAGCCTGCGGCAACCGGGCCCTCGCCGAAGTCGAACTTGTAGTTTTCGGCGGCGTCAACTAATGTGAATGCACCGAGGAGTGCTATCGCCAAGAGAATCGTTGTGACCTTGACAGCAATGTCGATTCCTGCTAATTGTTTTTCCTGTTCCATAATACCATCCCTTTTACACGCGTTTGTACTTGTACTACAAAATGTACTATAAAATTTTAAAAAAAGCAAGAAAAAAATGGAAAAAATATGTTTTTTTGCTATGAAGTGTTCGATTATGAATTAAATTTTTATTTTTTACTATACCATGTACTACATTTTTATGTATATTTAATATCATGAATACCTTCGTAAACATTTTCGAGTTTACCAAGTTCCGCAAGTTCCTGGCAGAATACCAGGAGCGCCGT
This region includes:
- a CDS encoding Ig-like domain-containing protein encodes the protein MGMFGSKAVVPAFGLLMCGFALAGAEPLAFPEALGFGAQVTGGRGGSVYHVTNLNDDGAGSFRDAVSQGNRIVVFDVGGIINIKTAVSIKSNITIAGQTAPGEGIAIHGGKLSTGKQSNIIIRYLRIRPGENTASEKDDALNLYDSKNVIVDHCSVELAPWNNFGGSSDNASYRVTGITVQNSLIANPIGQQFGAHIESVDGTWAWYYNAFVNTHNRNPLDKINDVFVNNILYNFEAGYTTHTSTHFNHDIVNNYFVYGPKGSNPWFQVDKNQSIYASGNMIDTDRDGKLNGGPSSIYYYQGVGEELAKPWSELTTSGPMLSAASAWRYVTSQSGVLPYDDIDSLIWHQVGALGKEGALVKSVGAMGIKTNNGWGEVVAGKAATDSDKDGMPDYFEDAMGYDKSKDDAMTKESDGYVRIEKYINWLGAMHATAADGKSLDFDLRTITQGFKDVAPTYSVSAAENGTVELAGDGYTARFAPRANFSGLASFKYTVKGNDDTEYTGRVEVLVEKSDIAADTTAQDSINTDTTTQDSSITRLADKYHLRAEAVTVGVFDMNGHYVGVTTQGLPQGRYIVRQKVNGRIVNKPIRKD
- a CDS encoding SGNH/GDSL hydrolase family protein; amino-acid sequence: MEQEKQLAGIDIAVKVTTILLAIALLGAFTLVDAAENYKFDFGEGPVAAGYTQVKANTKYSDSQGYGFESGTVSSVDRLWDDDLTTDFLTAKGNMVFSVALPQGNYEVTFILGDGENESETTVWAENRKLMLDRITLAGGVFSRQTVSLRRMETKSMDGSVTMSIKDREKNYRTWDKKLTFVISGKAPAVAGIEIKRNDNVTTLWLCGNSTVVDQITAPWAGWGQMAPGFFKSSLAIANYAESGLTASGFYSMKRLAKILAEVKKGDFVTVQFAHNDQKNQNDVNNYEATLTKYANEIKAKGATPLFVTSTARQNETDPKTAVGGLPERMRALGKKLGVTVLDLNQHSITLGKALGGNKEKMYMYTASDKTHFCEYGAYELARANIEEINAKVPELAKHLRDDHEAFDSSKPDPLDVLTRAKTPITDGGLIQVEPESSSSKEPESSSSAEIAGPESSSATEGASSGTEDTEGVTAVESLTPHNAISGRIDGSKLRLEGIDGGAHDISVFDMQGHRIAEFRAMQGNELHITLRQGTYLVKVKQGNRTLGIFKATRR